The DNA segment CAAATTCCCGCAGCAATGCGGCGCAGCGCTGCTCATGGGCTGGGTTGCGTTGGGCGTGCAACAACGCCACCACGGCGACATCCAGGCCGGAACAGCGCAGCTCCTCGAGACGCCGCCGCAGCGGCTGATCCAGCACCAGGGGCTCCACCTCCTCACCCCGGGCATCGAGCCGGCCGGCCAGCTCCAGCACTGTTTGCGCCAGGAAAGGGCGCTGGGGCTGCTCAAGCGCGAACAGATCGTCGCGATGTTGATCGCCGATCCAAAGCTGATCCCTCAGCCCGGCATTGGTGAGCAACAGCAGCGGCGCACCAGCCCCCTCCAGCAGCGCATTGGTGGCCACGGTGGTGCCGAGACGCACGTCGTCGACGTCCCCCAGCTCCACGGGTGGAGACGCCGACGCCAACATCGCTTGCATGGCCAACACAGCAGGGTCTCCATGACCGGCCTGCTCCGAGAGCACCTTGCGCACGTGCAGCTGGCCTTCTGGATCGCGACCGATCAGATCGGTGAAAGTGCCACCGCGATCAATCCAGAAGCACCACCCCATCTCATGCCCTGGCCAACGTCGCCCCAGCCTGCCGCGCAGGCCGATCAACAAACCATGTCGACGCCTCCCGATGGGCGAGCTGAACTGAGAACGTTGAGAGGCAACTGCCGCCCAAACGCTTGGACAAGCTCGCCACGGCCTGGGCGATCTTTCAGGGGTTACTGCTGGAAGCCGTTCCGTTTCTGCTGCTCGGCGTTGCCATCGCAGGGCTGGCCCGATGGGCCGTGCCACCGGGTGCCTGGATCGAGCGGCTGCCCAAGAACCCTCTGCTGGCTCCGATCATCGGGGCCCTGATGGGTTTTGCCCTACCAGCCTGCGAATGCGGCAACGTCCCCGTCGCCCGCCGTCTGCTGGCCAGCGGTGCACCGATGGGCACGGCCTTCGGCTTTCTGTTTGCAGCCCCGGTGCTGAATCCCATCGTGCTGGCCAGCACCTGGGCCGCGTTTCCTGATCAGCCCTGGCTGCTGGTGGCCCGGCCATTGGGGGCTTTTCTGCTAGCGATCCTGCTGAGTTTGTTGCTGGTGCAACTGCCTGAGACGCAGCTCCTTGCAACGGCTCTGCTGGAGGAACGCCGCATGAGCCAGCCCCTCAGCAACCTGGGGCTGCTGCAGCGCAGCAGTGGTGTGATCGGCGGATCACCCAGCCCCCCCCGATCCATGGGCGGCAGGCGCCTCAAGGGCTGGCAGGTGCTGGACCA comes from the Synechococcus sp. A15-62 genome and includes:
- a CDS encoding permease: MDKLATAWAIFQGLLLEAVPFLLLGVAIAGLARWAVPPGAWIERLPKNPLLAPIIGALMGFALPACECGNVPVARRLLASGAPMGTAFGFLFAAPVLNPIVLASTWAAFPDQPWLLVARPLGAFLLAILLSLLLVQLPETQLLATALLEERRMSQPLSNLGLLQRSSGVIGGSPSPPRSMGGRRLKGWQVLDQSCREFLDLLALLVLGCVIAALVQTWLPRSWLLAVGGAPTASILALMLLAVVVSVCSSVDAFLALGFAAQITPGALLAFLLLGPVVDLKLAGLFTVLMRPRAILITAIGASLGVLLIGQWINLWLL